Proteins from a genomic interval of Ndongobacter massiliensis:
- a CDS encoding BMP family protein yields the protein MKKRWWMGLLALVMAFSLCACGGKPDKGSSAPEESAKEPASESAASDSQEASKEGGKGLKVCIVTSSGIDDGSFNQNCYEGIQAFVKSHPDCTVNDVKEPDLSKLIPLVSSLVGDYDAFVLPGYNFAGIGNIAKDNPDKTFIVVDSTITDPEGNPVTGLKNVYTMMFREEESGFFAGIAAALTTKTNKVAVVNGIAFPSNVNYQFGFMAGVNYANAKYGTSAECVELPSYAGSAAVEVKGMGKNVGGNYVGDFADEATGKEVGKALLDQGCDVLLVAAGASGNGVFTAVKEAGNAYCIGCDVDQYDDGVNGDKNMILTSALKIMNTNVEKQLTALYEGTFEGRDDVLGADTDSTGYVKEAGRQQLSEDALAKMADAYESLKKGEIVPPSNFNGYLPDDFPGLK from the coding sequence ATGAAAAAAAGATGGTGGATGGGGCTTCTTGCCCTGGTAATGGCGTTCAGTCTCTGTGCCTGCGGCGGAAAACCCGACAAGGGAAGCAGCGCGCCGGAAGAATCGGCGAAGGAGCCGGCATCGGAAAGTGCTGCGTCGGATTCACAAGAAGCATCGAAAGAGGGCGGAAAAGGGCTCAAGGTCTGCATCGTAACCAGTTCCGGCATCGACGACGGTTCCTTTAACCAGAATTGCTACGAAGGGATTCAGGCTTTCGTGAAAAGCCATCCGGATTGCACCGTAAACGACGTCAAGGAACCAGATCTGTCAAAATTGATTCCGTTGGTCAGCTCTCTGGTCGGCGATTATGACGCTTTTGTCCTGCCGGGGTATAACTTTGCCGGCATCGGCAATATTGCCAAGGATAACCCGGACAAGACATTTATTGTCGTCGATTCGACCATTACGGATCCGGAGGGCAACCCCGTTACAGGGCTCAAAAATGTATACACGATGATGTTCCGCGAGGAGGAATCCGGTTTCTTTGCCGGCATTGCGGCGGCCTTGACGACGAAAACCAATAAGGTTGCCGTGGTCAACGGCATCGCTTTCCCGTCGAATGTCAACTACCAGTTCGGCTTCATGGCCGGTGTGAATTATGCCAATGCCAAGTATGGCACTTCTGCAGAGTGCGTGGAGCTTCCGTCTTACGCCGGCAGCGCTGCGGTGGAAGTCAAAGGCATGGGCAAGAATGTCGGCGGGAACTACGTCGGCGATTTCGCGGATGAAGCGACCGGCAAGGAAGTCGGTAAGGCACTGTTGGATCAGGGTTGCGATGTCCTTCTCGTTGCGGCGGGCGCCTCCGGAAACGGCGTATTTACGGCGGTCAAAGAAGCCGGAAATGCGTACTGCATCGGCTGTGATGTCGACCAGTACGACGATGGTGTAAACGGAGACAAGAATATGATCCTGACCTCGGCACTGAAGATCATGAACACGAATGTTGAAAAACAGCTGACTGCCCTTTATGAGGGAACTTTTGAAGGGCGCGATGATGTTTTGGGTGCCGATACGGATTCGACCGGCTACGTCAAGGAAGCGGGACGTCAGCAGCTGTCCGAGGATGCATTGGCAAAGATGGCGGATGCGTATGAAAGTTTGAAAAAAGGCGAGATCGTTCCGCCGTCCAATTTCAACGGATATCTTCCGGACGACTTTCCTGGATTGAAGTAA
- a CDS encoding ABC transporter ATP-binding protein: MKEKASPYIVEMRHITKRFPGIVANDDITIQIKKGEIYALLGENGAGKSTLMSQLYGMDQPDRGEIILRGEEVRFHSPAEAAASNIGMVHQHFKLVEPYTVAQNIVLGVEPMEKALGIFPYVRMKEANQKIRQLSQDYGLEVNPTDRVEDLNVSIRQRVEILKMLYRDAEILIFDEPTSILTPQEVEYLLEIMQQLRRGGKTIILITHKIEEIRKIADRCAILRRGKLIDVLDVKSTSAQEMANLMVGHNVEMRLEKTPPHFGETVLEVQDLCVVNEERVQVVDHVSFSVRAGEIFAVAGVSGNGQIELADAIAGLMPIQSGKIMLAGKDMTEESIRTRTEAGISYIPEDRQGVGVFMDFSLRTNLALRKYYKEPFAHRGIADVGQAARYADRLISNYDIRSARGGDTVLRSMSGGNQQKAIVAREIEEHAPCIIFVQPTRGLDIGAIENIHRQILAERDRGVAILLISLELDEVMELADTIGVIYNGKMLKVEEAASLSVQDVGRAMMGVSEA, from the coding sequence ATGAAGGAGAAAGCGAGTCCTTATATTGTCGAGATGCGCCATATTACCAAGCGTTTCCCGGGAATCGTGGCAAATGACGATATCACCATTCAGATTAAAAAAGGGGAGATTTATGCGCTTCTCGGTGAAAACGGAGCGGGCAAGTCGACGCTGATGAGTCAGCTTTACGGCATGGATCAGCCGGATCGTGGAGAAATTATTCTGCGCGGCGAAGAGGTTCGCTTTCATTCGCCGGCAGAAGCGGCGGCCAGCAATATCGGCATGGTCCATCAACATTTCAAATTGGTGGAGCCGTACACCGTGGCGCAGAATATTGTCTTGGGTGTAGAACCGATGGAAAAGGCGCTTGGTATTTTCCCCTATGTGCGCATGAAAGAAGCGAATCAGAAAATTCGACAGCTTTCGCAAGATTACGGGCTGGAAGTCAATCCGACGGATCGCGTGGAAGATTTGAATGTCTCCATTCGGCAGCGCGTGGAAATTTTGAAGATGCTCTACCGGGATGCGGAGATTCTCATCTTTGACGAACCGACGTCCATTTTGACGCCGCAGGAAGTGGAGTATCTGCTGGAAATCATGCAGCAGCTGCGCCGGGGCGGGAAGACGATTATTCTCATTACCCACAAAATTGAGGAGATTCGAAAAATTGCCGACCGGTGTGCCATTCTGCGCCGCGGGAAGCTGATTGACGTTTTAGATGTAAAAAGCACGTCTGCGCAGGAGATGGCTAACCTTATGGTTGGACACAATGTGGAGATGCGATTGGAAAAAACGCCGCCGCATTTCGGGGAGACTGTGTTGGAAGTACAGGATCTCTGCGTCGTCAACGAAGAGCGGGTGCAGGTCGTCGATCATGTATCTTTTTCGGTGCGCGCCGGGGAAATTTTTGCGGTAGCGGGGGTTTCCGGGAACGGACAGATTGAATTGGCCGATGCCATTGCGGGTTTGATGCCCATACAAAGCGGGAAAATCATGCTTGCCGGAAAGGACATGACAGAGGAGTCGATTCGCACACGCACCGAGGCGGGGATTTCCTATATTCCGGAAGATCGACAAGGCGTGGGTGTTTTTATGGATTTCTCTTTGCGTACCAATCTGGCGCTGCGCAAGTATTACAAGGAACCCTTTGCGCATCGTGGCATTGCCGATGTTGGGCAGGCGGCGCGCTATGCGGATCGCTTGATCTCCAATTACGACATCCGCAGCGCACGCGGAGGCGACACGGTACTGCGTTCCATGAGCGGCGGGAATCAACAGAAGGCGATTGTCGCGCGCGAAATCGAGGAACATGCCCCCTGCATTATTTTTGTACAGCCGACGCGCGGTCTGGATATCGGCGCCATTGAAAACATTCACCGCCAAATTTTAGCGGAGCGGGACCGCGGCGTGGCGATCCTGCTGATTTCTCTGGAATTGGATGAAGTCATGGAGTTGGCGGATACGATCGGCGTTATTTACAACGGGAAAATGTTGAAGGTGGAAGAAGCCGCGTCCCTGTCGGTGCAGGATGTGGGTCGGGCGATGATGGGGGTGAGTGAAGCGTGA
- a CDS encoding ABC transporter permease, which translates to MKRKAQKQNGFRAALARALANERWTQFTVPLFCILLTLLVSSLFLLFLGKNPLQAFLSFFAGNGFAQKANYGTGAGMLSDFFDFLNLMAPMLFAALSFIFAFRCGLFNIGISGQMLLSGFIASVTVGYAGSLPAWVAKPLVLLIAVAVGGALGALVGFLKVRFNIHEVVSTIMINYIISYLTGFFINAYYVDPISRASRAITTQARLTYARVPLFGYYCNIPLGILFAILTAILVTYVLNRTVFGFELQAVGSNRACSRYSGINVGKRMVTSLAISGMLAGLAGVTYYMGYLNFIIPKSLPSMGYDAIATALLGNSSPIGAIFASALITIFQNGASYMSSVLGVAKEIASVITGILLLFAGIGAYYRYRAQRYLEHLKDAEAEAAASSETSGVAPQKATGEAENVAAPNAMSALQKKSSGKQAKEESEASQKGAPRV; encoded by the coding sequence GTGAAACGCAAAGCACAAAAACAAAACGGCTTTCGCGCCGCATTGGCACGCGCCTTGGCGAATGAACGGTGGACCCAATTCACGGTGCCGCTTTTTTGTATTCTTCTGACGCTTTTGGTCTCGTCACTCTTTCTGCTCTTTTTGGGAAAAAATCCGCTGCAGGCGTTTCTCAGCTTTTTTGCGGGGAACGGTTTTGCGCAAAAGGCAAACTACGGCACCGGCGCCGGCATGCTTTCGGATTTTTTTGATTTTTTGAATTTGATGGCGCCGATGCTCTTTGCTGCGCTTTCCTTTATTTTCGCCTTTCGATGTGGCCTGTTCAATATCGGCATCTCGGGGCAAATGTTGCTTTCCGGATTTATTGCTTCCGTGACCGTGGGTTACGCCGGCAGCTTGCCTGCGTGGGTTGCCAAACCGCTCGTATTGTTGATTGCCGTTGCGGTGGGCGGCGCCCTGGGTGCGCTGGTCGGTTTTCTGAAAGTCCGGTTCAACATCCATGAGGTCGTTTCCACGATAATGATTAACTACATTATTTCCTATCTCACGGGCTTTTTTATCAACGCCTATTATGTGGATCCGATCTCTCGAGCCAGCCGGGCGATTACGACACAGGCAAGGTTGACTTATGCTCGTGTGCCTCTTTTCGGCTATTACTGTAATATTCCGCTGGGAATCCTTTTCGCTATTTTGACAGCGATTCTTGTTACGTACGTTTTGAACCGCACGGTATTCGGCTTTGAATTGCAGGCGGTCGGTTCCAATCGCGCCTGCTCCCGCTACAGTGGCATTAACGTGGGAAAGCGCATGGTGACGTCTCTTGCCATTTCCGGCATGCTGGCGGGCCTCGCCGGCGTGACGTATTACATGGGCTATCTCAACTTCATCATTCCGAAATCTTTGCCGAGCATGGGCTATGATGCGATTGCTACGGCACTTTTAGGAAATTCTTCGCCCATTGGGGCAATCTTTGCTTCCGCATTGATTACGATTTTCCAAAATGGCGCCAGCTACATGAGTTCCGTGCTTGGTGTGGCAAAAGAAATCGCTTCTGTGATTACGGGCATTCTGCTGCTCTTTGCCGGTATCGGCGCCTACTATCGCTACCGTGCGCAGCGGTATCTGGAGCACCTGAAGGATGCGGAGGCGGAAGCGGCCGCGTCGAGTGAGACTTCCGGGGTTGCGCCTCAAAAGGCGACAGGCGAAGCAGAGAATGTTGCCGCGCCGAATGCGATGTCCGCTTTGCAAAAAAAGTCATCAGGAAAACAAGCAAAAGAGGAATCGGAAGCGTCACAGAAAGGAGCGCCCCGCGTATGA